In Pyrus communis chromosome 1, drPyrComm1.1, whole genome shotgun sequence, the following are encoded in one genomic region:
- the LOC137708194 gene encoding uncharacterized protein: protein MAITGTDSQLQTSTKPSPAPPPIEVECVKCASCGFTEDCTPAYISRARDRYQGRWICGLCVEAVKDEVLRSDRHISTEEALNRHINFCKKFRSQKETEHPIFAMGRVFRRSLDTPRALRSNSSTTLGEVERVCSPPLVRSGSCFPSLSR, encoded by the coding sequence ATGGCTATAACCGGGACAGACTCCCAGCTCCAAACCTCAACCAAACCATCCCCAGCACCTCCACCAATCGAAGTCGAGTGCGTAAAATGCGCCTCCTGCGGGTTCACAGAGGATTGCACCCCAGCCTACATCTCCCGAGCCCGAGACCGCTATCAGGGCCGTTGGATTTGCGGGCTCTGCGTCGAGGCGGTGAAAGACGAAGTTCTACGATCAGATAGGCACATCTCCACCGAAGAAGCCCTGAACCGCCACATAAATTTCTGCAAAAAGTTCCGGTCGCAGAAAGAAACAGAGCACCCTATCTTCGCCATGGGTCGGGTTTTCCGGCGGAGCTTGGATACTCCGAGAGCCCTGAGGTCAAATTCCAGTACTACCCTCGGAGAAGTCGAAAGGGTTTGCAGCCCGCCGCTTGTTCGTTCGGGAAGTTGCTTTCCCTCTCTGTCTAGGTGA
- the LOC137731916 gene encoding BURP domain protein RD22-like: MGFHLGHIFALLTLAVVALATHAALPVAQLYWNSVLPNTQMPKAISELLQPAESVSTSVKVRKPDPKPYPVTWRQATDAAALLFLEKNIRPGTTMNWPFARNTITAAFLPRRIAESIPFSSTKLPEILKHFSLEPSSVEANTIKETIQECEAPGFKGEEKYCATSLESMIDFTTSKLGTSVEALVSTEEEKEATMFMRKYTIMPGVKKLEREKAVLCHKRNYPYAVFYCHAIKQTRAYIVPLVGADGVKAKAVAVCHIDTSEWNPKNLAFQVLKVKPGTIPICHFLPNDHNVWVPKSI; the protein is encoded by the exons ATGGGGTTCCATCTCGGGCACATCTTCGCTCTTCTCACT CTGGCAGTGGTGGCATTGGCAACCCATGCTGCTCTTCCAGTAGCTCAACTTTACTGGAACTCCGTCCTACCGAACACACAAATGCCGAAGGCTATCAGTGAACTTCTCCAACCAGCTG AATCCGTTAGCACCTCAGTTAAAGTAAGGAAACCAGATCCCAAGCCCTATCCTGTAACTTGGCGGCAGGCCACAGACGCGGCAGCTCTTCTCTTCTTGGAAAAGAACATACGTCCTGGCACAACAATGAACTGGCCCTTCGCTAGAAATACAATCACAGCCGCTTTCCTACCGCGCAGAATTGCCGAATCGATCCCCTTCTCATCTACCAAACTCCCAGAAATCCTTAAGCACTTCTCACTGGAACCATCATCTGTGGAAGCTAACACAATCAAGGAAACAATCCAAGAGTGTGAAGCGCCAGGCTTTAAGGGAGAGGAAAAATATTGCGCAACGTCTTTAGAATCAATGATTGATTTCACCACTTCCAAGCTTGGAACAAGTGTTGAAGCCTTGGTATCGACAGAGGAGGAAAAAGAAGCCACCATGTTTATGCGCAAGTACACAATAATGCCTGGTGTGAAGAAGTTGGAACGCGAAAAAGCCGTCTTGTGTCACAAGCGGAACTATCCTTACGCTGTGTTTTATTGTCATGCAATAAAACAAACAAGAGCTTATATAGTGCCCCTTGTTGGTGCCGATGGGGTGAAAGCTAAAGCAGTAGCAGTCTGCCATATCGATACATCTGAATGGAACCCTAAGAATTTGGCCTTCCAAGTGCTCAAAGTCAAGCCCGGAACCATTCCCATTTGCCATTTCCTTCCCAATGATCATAATGTCTGGGTTCCAAAGTCTATCTGA
- the LOC137747329 gene encoding aldehyde dehydrogenase family 7 member A1-like: protein MGFAKKDHEFLRAIGLAPENPGGFINGKWKASGPFISTVIPSNNQEIAKVTEVSMEEYEEDLWSCNGAAKTWKSLPALKRGEIVRQIEDALREKLQHLGKLVSLEMGKILAEGIGEVQEVIDMCDFAVGQSRQLNGSIIRSERPDHMMFEFDYAIVGVITTFNFPCAVLGWNACIALVCGNWKGAPTTPLVTIAVTKLIAEVLEKNDLPGAIFTAFCGGAEIGEAIAKDTRIPLVSFTGSSKVGAKVQQIVTERFGKCLLELSGNNALIVMDDADVGLAVRSIFFAAVGTAGQRCTMCRRLHLHESIYQNVLDQLVGLYKQVKIGDPLETGTLVGPVHTKVSRENFEKGISTIKSQRGKILTGGSVIESDGNFVQPTIVEIASNASVVKEELFGPVLYVMKFKTLEEAVELNNSVPRGLSSSIFTSKPNTIFKWIGPHGSDCGIVNVNTPTNGAEIGGAFGGEKATGGGREAGSDSWKQYMRRSTCTINYGTERPLAQGINFG from the exons ATGGGTTTTGCCAAGAAAGATCACGAGTTTCTGAGAGCGATCGGTCTGGCTCCCGAGAATCCAGGAGGATTCATCAATGGCAAGTGGAAGGCGAGCGGCCCATTTATCTCTACTGTCATCCCTTCCAACAATCAG GAAATTGCGAAAGTCACGGAAGTGTCGATGGAAGAGTATGAGGAGGACCTGTGGAGCTGCAATGGTGCTGCAAAGACATGGAAGAGT CTTCCGGCGCTGAAGAGAGGTGAGATTGTTAGGCAGATAGAAGATGCATTGCGAGAGAAATTGCAGCATCTGGGGAAGCTTGTGTCCCTCGAGATGGGAAAAATACTTGCTGAAGGAATTGGGGAAGTTCAG GAGGTTATCGATATGTGTGATTTTGCTGTTGGACAAAGTCGACAACTGAATGGATCTATCATACGTTCAGAAC GTCCGGATCATATGATGTTTGAG TTTGATTATGCGATAGTTGGTGTCATCACCACTTTCAATTTCCCATGTGCTGTTCTTG GATGGAATGCCTGCATTGCGTTAGTCTGCGGTAATTG GAAGGGTGCACCAACAACTCCGTTGGTGACTATTGCTGTCACAAAGCTAATCGCTGAGGTTCTTGAGAAAAATGATTTACCTGGTGCTATATTCACTGCCTTCTGTGGAGGAGCTGAAATTGGTGAAGCAATAGCAAAAGACACACGGATACCCCTGGTTTCGTTCACTGGAAGCTCAAAG GTAGGTGCGAAAGTTCAACAAATTGTCACTGAGAGGTTCGGTAAATGCTTACTTGAATTAAGTGGAAACAACGCCTTAATTGTTATGGATGATGCCGATGTTGGGCTGGCTGTGCGTTCTATCTTCTTTGCAGCTGTTGGCACTGCTGGTCAGCGCTGCACAATGTGCCGTAGATTG CATCTCCACGAAAGTATATACCAAAACGTGTTGGATCAACTAGTTGGACTTTACAAGCAAGTCAAAATTGGGGATCCTTTAGAGACGGGAACTTTAGTCGGACCAGTACATACTAAGGTGTCAAGGGAGAACTTTGAGAAAGGGATTTCAACCATAAAATCTCAG CGTGGAAAGATCCTTACAGGCGGATCGGTTATAGAGTCGGATGGCAATTTTGTGCAACCAACAATTGTTGAGATTGCTTCAAATGCTTCTGTGGTGAAAGAAGAATTGTTTGGCCCTGTTCTCTATGTTATGAAGTTTAAG ACTCTTGAAGAAGCAGTTGAACTGAACAATTCAGTACCACGAGGATTGAGTAGTTCAATTTTCACCAGCAAGCCGAATACCATTTTCAAATGGATTGG GCCACATGGTAGTGATTGTGGTATAGTGAATGTAAATACACCTACAAATGGAGCTGAGATTGGCGGTGCCTTTGGTGGAGAAAAGGCAACTGGCGGTGGTCGTGAAGCAGGGAGCGACTCCTGGAAACAATACATGAGACGTTCAACATG TACAATCAACTACGGGACTGAACGACCACTTGCTCAAGGTATAAATTTCGGCTAG
- the LOC137708376 gene encoding BURP domain protein RD22-like, translated as MFLNRDHINRKARKTLKVEGQTILILDDPALEIQELKNKSTSVEVGNPGANKARTFITWQQATENHQLREDPNAAALVLLEKNIRPGTTMNLPFARNTNTATFLTRRTAESIPFSSTKLPEILKHFSLEPSSVEANTIKETIQDCEAPGFKGKEKYCATSLESMIDFTISKLGTSVEALISTEEEKKATMFMHKYTIMPGVKKLEGEKAVLCHKKNYTYAVFYCHAIKQTRAYIVPLVGADGVKTKAVAVCHIDTSEWNPKNLDIKALQAIHTHTHTCTYVYIHVVFDPYIICLYKPCLLDHHHV; from the exons atgtttCTTAATCGTGATCACATAAATAGAAAAGCACGGAAAACACTGAAAGtagaagggcagacaatccttatccTTGATGATCCGGCTCTGGAGATCCAAGAGCTGAAAA ATAAGAGCACCTCGGTTGAAGTAGGGAACCCAGGTGCCAACAAGGCACGCACTTTTATAACGTGGCAGCAGGCCACAGAGAACCATCAACTCCGTGAAGACCCAAACGCGGCAGCTCTTGTCTTATTGGAAAAGAATATACGTCCTGGCACAACAATGAACTTGCCCTTCGCTAGAAATACAAACACAGCCACTTTCCTGACGCGCAGAACTGCCGAATCGATCCCCTTCTCATCTACCAAACTCCCAGAAATCCTTAAGCACTTCTCACTGGAACCATCATCCGTGGAAGCTAACACGATCAAGGAAACAATCCAAGATTGTGAAGCGCCAGGCTttaaaggaaaggaaaaatatTGCGCAACGTCTTTAGAATCAATGATTGATTTCACCATTTCCAAGCTTGGAACAAGTGTTGAAGCCTTGATATCGacagaggaggaaaaaaaagccACCATGTTTATGCACAAGTACACAATAATGCCTGGAGTGAAGAAGTTGGAAGGTGAAAAAGCCGTCTTGTGTCATAAGAAGAACTATACCTACGCTGTGTTTTACTGTCATGCAATAAAACAAACAAGAGCTTATATAGTGCCCCTTGTTGGTGCCGATGGGGTGAAAACTAAAGCGGTAGCAGTCTGCCATATCGATACATCTGAATGGAACCCTAAGAATTTGGATATCAAAGCCTTACAagctatacacacacacacacacacttgcaCCTATGTATATATACACGTTGTATTTGATCCTTACATTATCTGTTTATATAAACCTTGTCTTCTCGATCATCACCATGTATAG